A single genomic interval of Microbulbifer variabilis harbors:
- a CDS encoding NAD-dependent epimerase/dehydratase family protein: protein MRQNGNAHILVLGGDGFCGWPTALFLSREGYTVTIVDNFSRRRIDEELGVESLTPIESIGQRLQCWWETTGLNIRLHRLDLACDYEPLMELIAETQPAAIVHFAEQRAAPYSMKSSRHKRYTVSNNINATNNLLAAVVDAGVDCHIVHLGTMGVYGYGSAGMKIPEGYLDVEIPMADGQRVSQQILYPTNPGSIYHLTKSQDQLLFAYYNKNDGVRITDLHQGIVWGTQTVETSLDERLINRFDYDGDYGTVLNRFLMQAATGHELTVHGTGGQTRAFIHISDTVRCIQLAINSPPVAGERVRIMNQMTETHRVRDLAKMIADVSGAKVAFVDNPRNEAAENDLFVENASLCNLGLKPTFLAQGLLEEISEVAGKYAYRCNADLIPCRSYWRTHKVQESTPDVETPHLHKVLEGAQNLIRPTNS from the coding sequence ATGCGGCAAAACGGTAATGCCCATATTCTGGTGTTGGGGGGAGATGGCTTTTGCGGTTGGCCTACGGCCTTGTTTTTATCGCGGGAGGGATACACTGTCACTATCGTGGATAACTTCTCAAGGCGTCGTATCGATGAGGAGTTGGGGGTGGAATCCCTGACACCGATTGAGAGTATTGGGCAGCGCCTGCAGTGTTGGTGGGAGACGACCGGGCTAAATATCCGGCTGCACAGGCTGGATTTGGCTTGTGACTACGAGCCGCTAATGGAGTTGATTGCCGAGACCCAGCCCGCTGCTATTGTGCACTTTGCTGAGCAACGCGCAGCGCCATATTCCATGAAATCCTCGCGTCATAAACGCTACACCGTTTCCAACAATATCAATGCCACTAATAATCTTCTCGCCGCAGTGGTGGACGCCGGCGTCGATTGCCATATCGTTCATCTCGGTACTATGGGAGTTTATGGTTATGGCTCTGCGGGCATGAAGATTCCAGAAGGTTATCTGGATGTGGAAATACCGATGGCTGACGGCCAGAGGGTGTCCCAGCAGATACTCTATCCCACTAACCCTGGCAGTATTTACCATCTGACGAAATCCCAGGATCAGCTGCTCTTTGCCTACTACAACAAAAATGATGGTGTGCGAATTACAGATTTACACCAGGGGATAGTGTGGGGAACACAAACAGTGGAAACCTCCCTGGATGAGCGCCTAATCAACCGCTTCGACTATGACGGTGATTATGGCACTGTACTGAACCGCTTTCTGATGCAAGCCGCTACCGGCCATGAATTGACTGTACACGGTACCGGCGGGCAAACCCGTGCATTTATTCATATCTCCGATACCGTGCGCTGTATCCAGCTGGCGATTAACTCTCCTCCTGTCGCAGGAGAGCGGGTGCGTATCATGAACCAAATGACCGAAACCCATCGGGTGCGTGATCTCGCCAAAATGATTGCCGATGTGAGCGGAGCCAAGGTGGCATTTGTCGACAATCCGCGCAATGAGGCTGCGGAAAATGATTTATTTGTGGAGAATGCCAGCCTCTGTAACCTGGGGTTAAAACCGACATTTTTGGCCCAGGGATTACTGGAGGAAATCTCTGAAGTAGCAGGTAAATATGCCTATCGCTGCAATGCAGACCTGATCCCGTGTCGCTCTTACTGGCGCACCCACAAAGTCCAGGAAAGTACTCCAGATGTTGAGACACCACACCTGCACAAGGTACTTGAGGGGGCCCAGAATTTGATTCGGCCCACTAACTCTTAG
- a CDS encoding NAD-dependent epimerase/dehydratase family protein produces the protein MNIGITGASGYVGQFIARYFLDHGYKVRALSRTGHKSGLFPFATGSNFEWVAGDMADRAVLTRFVSGLNAIVHCAYDHLPGRYRGGEGENLSGYLQSNLNSTLLLMQVAHTASVDKFVFISSRAVYATGCLRGNLYEHQAALPDTFYGAYKSAVEAMVSAWAQQRQWHAVSLRLTGVYGVVNPLERSKWYDIARAVVSGEPFTQTRVATEVHGEDVARAVELVLSEADAKGRAVNCSDRLVSYREVAEILQSMLGKRSPLPPEAQGERPAIMDCAYLQAKGFRFGGAKRLRHSLRLLAEAVKLEQKLCH, from the coding sequence GTGAATATCGGCATCACTGGCGCCAGTGGCTATGTGGGGCAGTTTATTGCCCGTTACTTTCTCGATCATGGTTATAAAGTGCGAGCACTATCCCGCACAGGTCATAAATCTGGGTTATTTCCTTTTGCTACAGGTAGCAACTTTGAGTGGGTTGCTGGCGATATGGCGGATCGTGCAGTTCTAACTAGGTTTGTGAGTGGTTTGAATGCGATAGTGCACTGTGCCTATGATCACTTGCCTGGGCGTTATCGTGGTGGGGAAGGGGAGAATCTTTCCGGTTATCTCCAATCTAACCTGAACAGTACGCTGCTACTGATGCAAGTGGCTCATACTGCCTCCGTGGATAAATTTGTTTTTATTTCCAGCAGGGCTGTGTACGCGACGGGGTGTTTGCGAGGCAACTTGTACGAGCATCAGGCGGCCTTGCCCGATACATTTTATGGGGCTTACAAATCGGCGGTGGAAGCGATGGTTTCCGCTTGGGCCCAGCAGCGTCAATGGCACGCGGTCTCCCTGCGTCTCACCGGAGTCTATGGTGTGGTGAATCCCCTCGAGCGTAGTAAGTGGTATGACATTGCTCGCGCAGTGGTGAGCGGTGAGCCCTTCACTCAAACCAGAGTTGCCACAGAAGTACATGGGGAAGATGTCGCCAGGGCAGTGGAGTTGGTCCTATCGGAGGCGGATGCTAAGGGGAGGGCGGTGAATTGCAGTGATCGCCTGGTGAGTTACCGAGAGGTGGCGGAGATTTTGCAGTCCATGTTGGGTAAGCGTAGCCCTCTGCCCCCAGAAGCTCAGGGAGAGCGGCCAGCAATAATGGATTGCGCCTATTTACAGGCCAAAGGGTTCCGCTTTGGTGGGGCGAAGCGTCTGCGCCACAGCCTGCGCCTCTTGGCGGAGGCTGTGAAGCTCGAACAAAAGCTCTGTCACTAA
- the cysS gene encoding cysteine--tRNA ligase: MSLQVYNTFSGKKEPFVPLVEDQVRMYVCGPTVYNRVHIGNARPVVVFDTLYRVLKRNFSDVIYARNITDIDDKIMKTARDNGEEIGVLSARYAQAYYEDMAALNNLEPDIVPYATQHLPEMIAMIESLLEKGHAYAAEGHVLFAVESMQEYGQLSKRSLDDMLAGARVEVAPYKKYAGDFVLWKPSADDEPGWDSPWGRGRPGWHLECSAMIKKHLGDTIDIHGGGRDLTFPHHENERAQSCCANGVDFVRYWMHNGYVNIDGEKMSKSLGNFRMVKDLLALYPGEVLRFALLSAHYRSELNFSADLLDQAWRTLDTLYGALRETEVVEAQAADLTDTAFLKALEDDLNTPIAISELHQIARDLNKAEDADKARLKGLLLAAGEMLGILQQDPEAWFKQARGGEETISAEEIETLIEERVQSKKNRDFARADEIREELKSKGVVLEDSREGTKWRRE; encoded by the coding sequence ATGTCTCTACAGGTCTACAACACGTTTTCCGGGAAGAAAGAACCCTTCGTACCATTGGTGGAAGATCAGGTGCGCATGTATGTGTGTGGCCCCACCGTGTACAACCGCGTGCATATTGGCAATGCCCGCCCTGTGGTGGTGTTTGACACCCTTTACCGGGTACTGAAAAGAAATTTCAGCGATGTGATTTACGCGCGCAATATCACCGATATTGACGACAAAATCATGAAGACCGCGCGGGATAACGGCGAGGAAATTGGCGTGCTATCTGCCCGCTATGCCCAGGCTTACTACGAGGATATGGCAGCGCTCAACAACCTGGAGCCGGATATTGTCCCCTATGCCACCCAGCACTTGCCGGAAATGATCGCGATGATCGAAAGCCTGCTGGAGAAAGGTCACGCCTACGCCGCTGAGGGCCATGTGCTGTTCGCCGTGGAGTCCATGCAGGAATACGGCCAGCTGTCCAAGCGCTCCCTCGACGATATGCTCGCCGGTGCGCGGGTGGAAGTAGCGCCTTACAAAAAGTACGCTGGCGACTTCGTACTATGGAAGCCGTCCGCCGATGACGAGCCCGGCTGGGACAGCCCCTGGGGCCGTGGACGCCCAGGCTGGCACTTGGAGTGCTCGGCCATGATCAAGAAGCACCTGGGTGACACCATTGATATTCACGGCGGCGGTCGTGACCTGACCTTCCCGCACCACGAGAACGAGCGGGCCCAAAGCTGCTGCGCCAATGGCGTGGATTTTGTGCGCTACTGGATGCACAACGGCTACGTGAATATCGACGGCGAGAAGATGTCCAAGTCCCTGGGCAACTTCCGCATGGTCAAAGACCTGTTGGCGCTTTACCCTGGCGAAGTACTGCGCTTCGCACTGCTATCTGCCCACTACCGTTCAGAACTGAATTTCAGTGCTGACCTGCTTGACCAGGCTTGGCGCACCCTGGATACCCTCTACGGTGCACTGCGTGAAACCGAAGTGGTTGAGGCGCAAGCGGCAGATTTGACTGACACAGCCTTCCTTAAAGCGCTGGAAGACGATCTGAATACGCCGATCGCCATTAGCGAACTGCACCAGATTGCCCGCGATTTGAACAAGGCCGAAGACGCCGATAAAGCACGCCTAAAAGGTTTGTTGCTGGCGGCCGGTGAAATGCTTGGTATTTTGCAGCAAGACCCGGAAGCTTGGTTCAAGCAGGCCCGCGGTGGCGAAGAAACTATTTCCGCAGAGGAAATTGAAACGCTGATTGAAGAGCGCGTGCAGAGCAAGAAAAACCGTGACTTTGCCCGCGCCGATGAGATTCGCGAAGAGTTAAAATCCAAGGGTGTGGTGCTTGAGGATAGCCGCGAGGGCACTAAGTGGCGCCGCGAGTAG
- a CDS encoding UDP-2,3-diacylglucosamine diphosphatase, with product MSIYFISDLHLDENRPEITQAFFDFLRGPAAGAEALYILGDFFEAWIGDDDDAPLIEEVVRELSHYSGTGVELYLMHGNRDFLLGTDFAQRTGAVLLQDPTTLTLAGRQVLLMHGDSLCTRDEEYMTFRRQARDPNWQQGLLAKPLEERRAIAAQIRAASKAMNSRKAEDIMDVTPEEVERVMREYNVNTLIHGHTHRPGRHPFSLDDAAAERIVLGDWDRNAWSLKASGETLELMHWPIG from the coding sequence TTGTCTATTTATTTTATTTCCGATCTGCACCTCGATGAGAACCGACCGGAGATTACCCAGGCTTTTTTTGATTTTCTGCGCGGCCCCGCCGCCGGTGCCGAAGCACTGTATATTCTCGGCGACTTCTTCGAGGCCTGGATTGGCGATGACGACGATGCCCCCCTGATTGAAGAGGTGGTACGGGAGTTAAGCCACTACAGTGGCACCGGGGTGGAACTGTACCTAATGCATGGCAACCGCGATTTCCTGCTCGGTACCGATTTTGCCCAGCGCACAGGTGCGGTGCTACTGCAAGACCCAACTACCCTCACCCTGGCTGGCCGGCAGGTTCTCTTAATGCATGGCGACAGTCTCTGCACTCGCGACGAGGAATATATGACTTTTCGGCGCCAGGCGCGGGACCCCAATTGGCAACAGGGGTTGCTGGCCAAGCCTTTGGAAGAACGCCGCGCTATCGCCGCACAGATTCGCGCCGCCTCCAAAGCCATGAATAGTCGCAAAGCGGAAGACATCATGGATGTTACCCCTGAGGAAGTGGAAAGAGTGATGCGTGAATACAACGTAAATACCCTGATCCACGGCCACACCCACAGGCCCGGTCGCCACCCCTTCTCACTTGATGACGCTGCAGCAGAGCGCATTGTACTGGGAGACTGGGATCGCAATGCCTGGAGCCTAAAAGCGAGCGGGGAAACATTGGAACTGATGCACTGGCCAATCGGCTGA
- a CDS encoding glycosyltransferase — translation MSRCAFITLVNSQDYVIGAVALKRSLERVRAAYPLIAMVVADSVDTEPLELSGCLVREVSPPDFSEAFIQRHERAGLHMRAPFDKGEKPRFHIPLNNFCKLSLWQLEEYDKLIFLDADMLVLRNIDHLMGYPEFCAAPNLYENLDGFGRMNSGLFTAIPCVETYRAMMTLLDKPGAFWRRTDQTFLQAFFPRWHGMPYIYNALQYLYLNLPQLWLWSSIHVIHYQYEKPWQKDHTKMEQLRPLIELWWAVNQGRDIGARIEQLTHEQSQSVSSAQ, via the coding sequence ATGTCTCGTTGTGCCTTTATTACCCTCGTAAACAGCCAGGATTATGTGATTGGTGCGGTTGCGCTAAAACGTTCGCTGGAAAGGGTGAGGGCTGCATACCCTTTGATAGCAATGGTGGTTGCCGATTCTGTGGATACGGAACCGCTGGAATTATCTGGATGCCTGGTGCGGGAGGTCAGCCCACCAGATTTTTCTGAGGCATTTATTCAGCGCCACGAGCGCGCAGGACTTCACATGCGCGCGCCTTTTGATAAGGGGGAAAAACCGCGGTTCCATATTCCACTGAATAATTTTTGCAAGCTGTCCCTCTGGCAGCTGGAGGAATATGACAAGCTAATTTTTCTCGATGCAGATATGTTGGTACTGCGCAATATCGACCACCTGATGGGATACCCTGAATTTTGTGCCGCGCCCAATCTCTATGAAAACTTGGACGGCTTTGGTCGAATGAATTCTGGCCTGTTTACTGCCATACCTTGTGTAGAAACCTACCGAGCAATGATGACCTTGTTAGACAAGCCGGGCGCTTTTTGGCGGCGCACGGACCAGACTTTTCTGCAGGCATTTTTCCCTCGCTGGCACGGTATGCCTTATATCTACAATGCCTTGCAATATCTGTATCTGAATCTACCGCAATTATGGTTGTGGAGTAGCATCCATGTGATTCACTATCAATACGAAAAACCCTGGCAAAAGGACCATACGAAAATGGAGCAGCTCAGACCCTTGATCGAATTGTGGTGGGCAGTCAATCAGGGTCGTGATATCGGTGCGAGAATCGAGCAGTTGACCCATGAGCAGAGTCAATCAGTGAGTAGTGCCCAGTGA
- a CDS encoding peptidylprolyl isomerase → MITLHTTHGDIAIELDFDKAPKTAANFLQYCRDDFYTGTIFHRVIDNFMIQGGGMTPDMEQKETRESIENEADNGLKNDTGTLAMARTMDPHSASSQFFINVKDNDFLNFRSKDTQGWGYCVFGKVADGMDVVNKIKSVKTGSKGFHQDVPMETIEITGISISDDYADK, encoded by the coding sequence ATGATCACCTTGCACACTACCCACGGAGATATTGCTATCGAACTGGATTTCGACAAGGCCCCAAAGACCGCAGCCAACTTCCTGCAGTACTGCCGTGACGATTTTTACACTGGGACCATTTTCCACCGGGTGATCGACAACTTCATGATTCAGGGTGGCGGCATGACCCCCGACATGGAGCAGAAAGAAACCCGCGAGTCCATTGAAAACGAAGCTGACAACGGCCTGAAGAATGATACCGGCACCCTGGCCATGGCCCGCACCATGGACCCCCACTCCGCCAGCTCCCAGTTCTTTATCAATGTAAAGGACAACGACTTCCTGAACTTCCGCAGCAAAGACACCCAGGGCTGGGGTTACTGCGTATTCGGCAAAGTGGCCGACGGTATGGACGTGGTCAACAAGATCAAAAGCGTAAAAACCGGCAGCAAGGGCTTCCACCAGGACGTACCCATGGAAACCATCGAAATCACCGGTATCAGCATTTCTGACGACTACGCAGACAAGTAA
- a CDS encoding condensation domain-containing protein produces the protein MPGWDCSANVPLSITEQSIYNLNHRKVLADLITRAMRIKGDVDVELFERAVPTVVNAYPIFRCRYRDEPAIRSFDDIELDYMDIRHMSEAHITSFLRQFSSSPMDLNSDQLLGLSLFRTGEDEYIFLTKCHHIITDGISLSLLWAESLAAYLAMGAGKSYKPRGESTDFADYINFEETYLGTERGQKASYYWRNKLELQREAVWQASHQEIVSINCDEVILNIDGADFTQIQANVSDAEISLFVFLCAAYEQTLCEFLHHDFWLNTSLSLRLKREHRYILGPMFRYGNLSVCRNESWSEKLVRLSREIRHAMRTAYAADSIGPHGSIGHNLNASSCFLITFLQAEEHHEGFTAVYTGETSEWVEISENLKIHTTPLPTRLTPYGIYLSLAVYGGQLRASFIYNVNCFSFKQVESIADRWCLRSIYGADEKMPPL, from the coding sequence ATGCCAGGCTGGGATTGCTCTGCGAATGTGCCTCTGTCGATTACGGAGCAGAGTATTTACAACCTGAATCACCGCAAGGTACTGGCGGACCTGATTACCCGCGCCATGCGTATTAAGGGGGACGTAGATGTCGAACTGTTTGAGCGGGCTGTGCCCACGGTTGTAAACGCTTATCCTATTTTCCGCTGCCGCTACCGGGATGAGCCGGCTATTCGAAGTTTTGATGATATCGAACTGGACTACATGGATATTCGCCATATGAGTGAGGCGCATATCACCAGCTTCCTGCGCCAGTTCAGTAGCTCCCCCATGGATTTAAATTCGGACCAGCTGCTAGGCCTCAGCCTTTTTCGCACCGGTGAGGATGAATATATTTTCTTGACCAAGTGCCACCACATTATTACCGATGGCATTAGTCTGTCTCTGTTGTGGGCCGAATCCCTAGCTGCCTACCTGGCAATGGGAGCAGGGAAATCCTATAAACCCCGCGGGGAGTCTACCGATTTTGCCGACTATATCAATTTTGAAGAGACATATCTTGGGACGGAGCGTGGGCAAAAAGCCAGTTACTATTGGCGCAATAAGCTAGAGCTGCAGAGAGAAGCCGTTTGGCAGGCTTCGCACCAAGAGATTGTCTCAATTAATTGTGATGAGGTGATTCTCAATATTGACGGAGCCGATTTTACGCAGATTCAAGCCAATGTCAGTGATGCAGAAATCAGCTTGTTTGTCTTCTTATGCGCCGCCTACGAGCAAACTTTATGTGAATTTCTTCATCATGATTTTTGGCTAAATACCAGCTTGTCTCTGCGCTTAAAGCGAGAGCACCGCTATATTCTTGGTCCCATGTTTCGCTATGGCAATTTGTCAGTTTGCAGAAATGAATCCTGGTCAGAAAAACTCGTGCGCCTGTCACGAGAGATCCGGCATGCGATGCGCACGGCCTACGCTGCTGATTCAATTGGCCCTCACGGCAGTATCGGTCACAACCTTAACGCCTCAAGCTGCTTTCTAATTACTTTTCTTCAGGCGGAGGAGCATCATGAAGGGTTTACCGCTGTGTATACCGGCGAAACTTCAGAGTGGGTAGAAATTAGTGAGAATTTGAAAATACATACGACCCCGCTGCCAACGCGTCTCACCCCTTACGGAATTTACCTCTCACTGGCAGTTTATGGCGGCCAGTTACGGGCGAGCTTTATCTATAATGTGAACTGTTTCAGCTTTAAGCAGGTGGAGAGCATTGCAGATCGCTGGTGCCTTCGCTCAATTTATGGAGCGGATGAGAAAATGCCTCCCCTGTGA
- a CDS encoding glutamine--tRNA ligase/YqeY domain fusion protein, translating to MTSESKPAHFLQNLIREDLAEGRVTQIATRFPPEPNGYLHIGHAKSICLNFGLAQEFGGTCNLRFDDTNPAKEEEEFVDAIKRDVSWLGFEWNGEAKYSSDNFDQLYEWALHLIKNGKAYVCDLSAEEARHYRGTLKEPGKNSPYRDRSVEENLALFEKMRNGEMEEGQCSLRAKIDMAAPNINLRDPIIYRIKKMAHHQTGDKWCIYPSYDFAHGQCDAIEGISHSICTLEFEDHKPLYDWLIENLPVPSRPRQYEFARLHLNYTVVSKRKLKQLVDEGHVDGWDDPRMPTLSGMRRRGFTPASIRNFCEMIGVTRSDSVVDVGMLEYSIRDDLDKNAPRAMCVMEPLKITLKNYPEGQEEILSAPGHPVRDDLPARELPFGRTLYIEKEDFREEANKKYKRLVLGKKVRLRNAYVIFAEEVVKNDAGEIVEVICSVDLDTLGKDPADGVKPKGVIHWVSADNNVDCEVRLYDRLFNDAAPDAGGKNFLDCVNPDNLQILKGCKAEIGLAKAEPEQGYQFERNGYFCRDSKYGSAEAPVFNRTIGLRDSWAKEQNK from the coding sequence ATGACATCCGAGAGCAAGCCCGCTCACTTTTTACAGAACCTTATTCGTGAAGATTTGGCTGAGGGCCGGGTTACGCAGATCGCGACCCGCTTCCCGCCAGAGCCCAACGGCTACCTGCATATTGGCCACGCCAAGTCCATCTGTCTGAATTTTGGTCTGGCGCAGGAATTCGGTGGCACCTGTAATTTACGCTTTGACGACACCAACCCGGCCAAGGAAGAGGAAGAGTTTGTCGATGCGATTAAGCGCGATGTCTCCTGGCTTGGTTTTGAGTGGAATGGCGAGGCCAAATATTCCTCGGATAATTTTGATCAATTGTACGAGTGGGCACTGCACCTGATTAAAAATGGCAAGGCCTACGTCTGCGACCTGTCCGCAGAAGAAGCGCGTCACTACCGTGGCACGCTGAAAGAGCCGGGTAAGAACAGCCCCTACCGCGATCGCTCCGTCGAGGAAAATCTGGCGCTGTTTGAAAAGATGCGCAACGGTGAAATGGAAGAGGGCCAATGCAGCTTGCGCGCCAAGATCGATATGGCCGCGCCCAATATCAACCTGCGTGACCCGATCATCTACCGCATCAAAAAGATGGCTCACCACCAGACTGGTGATAAGTGGTGTATTTACCCCAGCTACGATTTCGCTCACGGCCAGTGTGATGCGATTGAGGGTATCAGCCACTCCATCTGCACCCTGGAGTTTGAAGATCACAAGCCGCTGTACGACTGGTTGATCGAGAACCTGCCGGTGCCTTCGCGCCCGCGTCAGTACGAATTTGCCCGCCTGCACCTCAACTACACCGTGGTGTCCAAGCGCAAGCTCAAGCAGTTGGTAGATGAAGGCCATGTGGACGGCTGGGATGACCCCCGCATGCCGACCCTGTCCGGTATGCGCCGTCGCGGCTTTACCCCGGCTTCCATTCGCAACTTCTGCGAGATGATCGGTGTAACCCGCTCCGACTCAGTTGTCGATGTGGGCATGCTGGAATACAGCATTCGCGACGATCTGGATAAAAATGCACCGCGCGCCATGTGCGTGATGGAGCCTTTGAAGATCACCCTGAAAAATTACCCGGAAGGCCAGGAAGAAATACTGTCAGCACCCGGCCACCCGGTGCGCGATGATCTGCCGGCCCGTGAACTTCCTTTTGGCCGCACTCTCTATATTGAGAAAGAGGATTTCCGCGAAGAGGCCAACAAGAAGTACAAGCGTCTGGTGCTGGGCAAAAAAGTTCGCCTGCGCAACGCCTATGTGATCTTTGCGGAAGAAGTCGTGAAGAACGATGCCGGTGAAATTGTTGAGGTGATCTGTTCAGTTGATCTGGACACCCTGGGCAAAGACCCGGCCGACGGCGTTAAGCCAAAGGGCGTTATTCACTGGGTATCTGCGGACAACAATGTCGATTGCGAAGTGCGTCTATACGATCGCCTGTTCAATGATGCGGCGCCGGATGCCGGCGGTAAGAACTTCCTCGACTGCGTAAACCCGGACAACCTGCAGATCCTAAAAGGCTGTAAGGCGGAAATCGGCCTGGCCAAAGCGGAGCCGGAGCAGGGCTACCAGTTCGAGCGCAACGGCTACTTCTGTCGCGACAGCAAGTACGGCAGCGCAGAAGCGCCGGTGTTTAACCGCACCATTGGTCTGCGCGACAGCTGGGCCAAAGAGCAAAACAAATAG
- a CDS encoding saccharopine dehydrogenase NADP-binding domain-containing protein, translating to MINNLNKRVLILGGYGNFGARIAQMLNSEPNIQLIITGRNKALADQCAEGLGGLAEGLRLERDAVNLAAQLKALHLDLLIHCAGPFQKESDYRVAKACIESRTPYIDISDGRRFVCDFHRLSPAAEAAGISMVSGASSLPGLSSAAIAEIQLELPVIHSVDIAIAPAHRIDRGLATVRAGFESLGHSFPQLQSGYWRESHAGKNLRPINLAHPVGKRWLCDFDVPDLELCPKYFPKMHSARFATGLEPLTLQIGLSACAQLARLQLPATTARLAQLGHKISDRWPGGTPHGGMIVRATGENAHGESASRSWQVLGLNGDGPWIPAAPAAALARKFLRGEMEEAGARACWQLLSLDEILLELNDHSIVTAIETHSRERMPALAG from the coding sequence GTGATTAATAACCTGAACAAACGCGTATTAATACTCGGCGGCTACGGCAACTTTGGCGCGCGCATTGCGCAAATGCTGAACTCCGAGCCCAATATTCAGCTGATTATTACCGGCCGCAACAAGGCTCTGGCAGACCAGTGTGCCGAGGGACTCGGCGGGCTCGCCGAAGGTTTACGCCTGGAGAGAGATGCCGTCAACTTGGCTGCGCAACTCAAAGCCCTCCACCTAGATCTTTTGATTCACTGCGCAGGCCCCTTCCAAAAAGAGAGTGATTATCGGGTTGCAAAAGCCTGCATTGAGTCACGCACACCTTACATTGATATTTCCGATGGTCGTCGCTTCGTATGCGATTTTCACCGACTGTCCCCCGCCGCAGAGGCCGCAGGTATTAGTATGGTATCGGGCGCCAGTAGCCTACCCGGGCTGAGCTCCGCCGCAATCGCCGAGATCCAGCTTGAACTGCCAGTGATTCACTCCGTAGACATTGCCATAGCACCTGCACACCGAATAGATCGTGGCTTGGCGACGGTACGCGCTGGCTTTGAATCCCTTGGCCACAGCTTTCCACAGCTGCAGAGCGGCTACTGGCGCGAATCCCACGCAGGAAAAAATCTACGCCCCATCAACCTGGCCCACCCAGTGGGCAAACGCTGGCTGTGCGACTTTGATGTGCCCGACCTAGAGCTCTGCCCGAAGTATTTTCCCAAGATGCACAGTGCTCGCTTCGCCACTGGCCTTGAGCCTCTGACCCTGCAAATCGGCCTGTCCGCCTGCGCTCAATTGGCGCGCCTACAACTACCGGCAACCACAGCGCGCCTAGCCCAACTTGGCCATAAGATCAGTGACCGCTGGCCGGGAGGCACGCCACACGGCGGCATGATCGTGCGCGCTACAGGGGAAAATGCCCATGGAGAAAGCGCTTCGCGCAGCTGGCAGGTATTAGGCCTAAATGGCGATGGCCCCTGGATTCCTGCAGCCCCAGCGGCAGCACTAGCGCGTAAGTTTCTACGCGGAGAAATGGAAGAGGCAGGAGCAAGAGCCTGCTGGCAGTTACTGAGTCTGGATGAGATTCTGCTTGAACTGAATGATCACTCTATCGTTACAGCTATAGAAACCCACTCCCGCGAGCGAATGCCAGCACTTGCTGGCTAG